A single region of the Acidithiobacillus acidisediminis genome encodes:
- a CDS encoding DUF302 domain-containing protein: MFRSPSLWASLSAGLAGAGFACIAHAALIAAPVSGMPKINTDSPLYVVNVDKGVTPAQIKLGISSGAESENMNVVGSLDVQQGLQERGIKSNSPYVIYEVCNLVLGAKILQSSPEFGAFAPCKVVMYESHGQLKLMTYLPTYALRYFPKNPETEKVAKELDKQIITVMKTAKSGGL, from the coding sequence ATGTTTCGCTCTCCATCCCTCTGGGCGAGCCTCAGCGCTGGCTTGGCCGGCGCCGGTTTCGCCTGTATCGCCCATGCCGCCTTGATCGCCGCACCAGTCTCTGGCATGCCTAAAATCAACACTGATTCCCCTCTGTATGTCGTCAATGTGGACAAGGGTGTTACCCCCGCCCAGATCAAGCTCGGCATCAGCAGTGGGGCAGAATCCGAAAACATGAACGTGGTAGGCTCTCTGGATGTCCAGCAGGGCCTGCAAGAACGCGGTATCAAGAGTAATTCACCGTACGTGATTTATGAGGTCTGCAATCTCGTTCTGGGCGCAAAAATTCTACAAAGCAGTCCCGAATTTGGCGCCTTCGCTCCGTGTAAGGTCGTGATGTATGAAAGTCATGGTCAGCTTAAACTGATGACCTACCTGCCAACCTATGCGCTACGCTACTTTCCGAAAAATCCAGAGACAGAAAAGGTGGCGAAGGAGCTGGACAAACAAATCATCACCGTCATGAAAACGGCCAAATCTGGCGGCCTATAA
- the soxB gene encoding thiosulfohydrolase SoxB, with product MQLGRRDFLQLLGIAGAGSFFAPGAIQAAWGSEKDPYDIPEYGNVTLLHMTDSHAQLLPVWWREPDTNIGVGPVLNQTPHLCGKWMLDYYGLAHSGRDEYTYSCLDYDTLAKHYGKIGGYAHIATLVKRYREQLGKRALLLDGGDTWQGSATSLWTKGEDMVGAQNLLGVDDFVGHWEFTYGQKQVEYLVKNKLKAKFLAQNVFSNTWQEPVFQPYQIHEISGRRIAVIGQAFPFTPIANPGYMIPDWGFGIHTEHMQKMVDECRNDKHADLVVVLSHNGADVDKKMASLVKGIDIILGGHTHDIMGPKPFQVNQTLIINTSTNGKILARFDLDVGKGKLKGWRFHYLPVFSNLIPADAEMSQYIDGVRKPYLEKLQQPLATTGSLLYRRDNFNGSFDQLLCDALRAEMDCEASFSPGFRWGYCKLPGETITMEDVMGQTAITYPQVTVNNYTGAQIKNIMEQVADNIFNPNPYYQQGGDMIRVGNIQYDFNPNEKIYHRISNLRIAGKLVSATKKYKVAGWAAMQPVEGKPVWEVFASWLQSQKHVEVKKVDLPVLNADMRSNRGIAFPKTYKL from the coding sequence ATGCAACTTGGTAGAAGAGATTTTTTGCAATTATTGGGCATTGCCGGGGCCGGCAGTTTTTTTGCCCCTGGCGCCATTCAGGCGGCCTGGGGGAGTGAAAAGGATCCCTATGACATCCCGGAGTATGGGAATGTGACGCTTCTACATATGACCGACTCCCACGCCCAATTGCTGCCTGTGTGGTGGCGCGAGCCTGATACCAACATCGGCGTTGGCCCCGTGCTCAATCAAACGCCCCACCTTTGTGGCAAATGGATGCTGGATTATTATGGGCTAGCACACAGTGGTCGCGATGAATATACCTATTCCTGTCTTGACTACGACACCCTAGCCAAGCATTACGGCAAGATTGGCGGCTACGCCCATATCGCAACCTTGGTGAAGCGCTATCGCGAACAGCTTGGCAAACGTGCGCTTTTGCTGGATGGCGGCGATACCTGGCAAGGCTCCGCTACCTCCCTGTGGACCAAGGGGGAAGACATGGTTGGGGCACAGAATCTCCTCGGTGTTGATGACTTTGTTGGGCACTGGGAGTTCACCTATGGCCAAAAGCAGGTCGAATATCTGGTCAAAAACAAACTCAAGGCCAAATTCCTCGCCCAGAACGTGTTCAGCAATACTTGGCAGGAACCGGTTTTCCAACCCTATCAAATCCATGAGATCAGTGGACGGCGGATCGCCGTCATCGGTCAGGCCTTTCCCTTCACCCCCATCGCTAACCCCGGCTATATGATCCCGGATTGGGGCTTCGGCATTCACACCGAACATATGCAGAAAATGGTGGATGAATGCCGCAACGACAAGCACGCGGACCTCGTCGTGGTGCTCTCCCATAATGGCGCCGACGTGGACAAGAAGATGGCCTCCCTGGTCAAGGGAATCGACATCATCCTCGGTGGGCATACCCACGACATCATGGGACCCAAGCCCTTCCAGGTGAATCAGACCCTGATCATCAATACCAGTACCAATGGTAAAATCCTGGCACGCTTCGATCTCGACGTGGGCAAGGGCAAGCTCAAGGGCTGGCGTTTCCATTATCTGCCGGTATTTTCCAATCTGATTCCCGCCGATGCGGAAATGAGCCAGTACATCGACGGCGTGCGCAAGCCCTATCTGGAAAAATTGCAGCAGCCCCTGGCTACCACTGGCAGCCTGCTGTATCGGCGAGACAACTTCAACGGTAGTTTCGATCAACTGCTCTGTGACGCCCTGCGCGCCGAGATGGACTGCGAGGCCTCCTTCTCCCCTGGCTTCCGTTGGGGATACTGCAAGCTCCCTGGCGAAACCATCACCATGGAAGATGTCATGGGTCAGACCGCCATCACCTATCCCCAGGTCACGGTCAATAATTACACCGGTGCGCAGATCAAGAACATCATGGAGCAGGTGGCGGATAATATCTTCAATCCCAACCCCTACTACCAGCAGGGCGGCGACATGATTCGCGTCGGCAACATCCAGTATGACTTCAACCCTAACGAGAAGATCTATCACCGCATCAGCAACCTGCGGATTGCCGGCAAGCTCGTTTCTGCCACCAAGAAATACAAGGTGGCAGGTTGGGCGGCCATGCAACCGGTAGAAGGCAAACCGGTCTGGGAAGTCTTTGCCAGTTGGCTACAAAGTCAGAAACATGTAGAGGTCAAGAAGGTCGACCTGCCCGTTCTGAATGCTGACATGCGCAGCAACCGCGGCATCGCCTTTCCAAAAACGTACAAACTGTAG
- a CDS encoding rod shape-determining protein — MIFKRFLGLFSSDLAVDLGTANTLIYVRGKGIVLSEPSVVAIRIGRHGADRRTQAVGEEAKRMLGRTPANIIAIRPLKDGVIADFQITEAMLKHFIKRVHPQRFLSPSPRIIVCVPYGATQVERRAIRESAQSAGAREVHLIEEPMAAAIGAGLPVAEPTASMVVDIGGGTTEVGVIALGGVVYSQSVRVGGDKMDEAIVNYIRRNYGMLIGESTAEEIKKNIGCAYPLSETLTMEVRGRNLAEGVPRTFSISSNEILEALQEPLGAIVGAIKLALEQTPPELAGDIAERGMVLTGGGALVRDLDRLIMEETGLPVIVAEDPLTCVARGGGRALEELERLGEVFAEE, encoded by the coding sequence ATGATATTCAAGCGTTTTCTTGGATTGTTTTCGAGCGATTTGGCAGTCGACCTCGGCACGGCAAACACTCTGATCTATGTTCGTGGCAAAGGCATCGTTCTTTCGGAGCCTTCTGTGGTAGCGATCCGTATCGGTCGCCACGGTGCTGACCGGCGTACCCAAGCCGTCGGCGAGGAAGCCAAACGCATGTTGGGCCGAACCCCCGCCAATATCATTGCCATCCGACCATTGAAAGATGGGGTCATTGCCGACTTTCAGATTACCGAAGCGATGCTCAAGCATTTCATCAAGCGCGTACATCCCCAGCGCTTTCTGAGTCCGAGTCCACGCATCATCGTCTGCGTCCCCTACGGTGCAACCCAGGTCGAGCGTCGCGCCATCCGCGAATCCGCGCAGAGTGCCGGGGCACGTGAAGTGCACCTGATTGAAGAACCCATGGCGGCGGCAATCGGCGCCGGACTCCCCGTCGCGGAACCCACCGCCTCCATGGTGGTGGATATCGGTGGCGGCACCACCGAAGTGGGCGTGATTGCCTTGGGTGGCGTGGTCTACTCCCAGAGTGTGCGGGTCGGCGGCGATAAGATGGATGAGGCCATTGTCAACTACATCCGCCGGAACTACGGCATGTTGATTGGGGAGAGTACTGCAGAAGAGATCAAGAAGAATATCGGTTGTGCCTACCCCCTGAGTGAGACGCTGACCATGGAAGTGCGTGGCCGCAATCTCGCCGAAGGTGTGCCGCGAACCTTCAGCATCTCCAGCAACGAAATCCTCGAGGCGCTGCAAGAACCCCTAGGCGCCATTGTGGGAGCCATCAAATTGGCGTTGGAACAGACCCCGCCGGAGCTTGCCGGCGACATTGCCGAGCGAGGCATGGTGTTGACCGGAGGCGGTGCCCTGGTGCGCGATCTCGACCGGCTGATCATGGAAGAAACCGGCCTGCCGGTGATCGTTGCCGAGGATCCGCTTACCTGTGTTGCCCGCGGCGGGGGCCGAGCGCTCGAAGAACTGGAGCGTCTGGGCGAGGTATTCGCGGAAGAGTAA
- the mreC gene encoding rod shape-determining protein MreC gives MSGLSLTRPFPSLLRLLFLAALSVGISLYSVGHSSLRQLGLDFAAPILWVNGQVGDAWAAGAQYLQGQATLRQENARLRQQLHSLEIENLSLPILRTENRQLLALLDSFPTAPGRVAVAQIEAQSLSTGNQQITVNLGSAQGVYVGQPALAPGGVIGQVVVVSRDNARISLLSDLSSSIPAQALDGNKPLLVDGHGDLHALSIPFQPRDTKLAPGTELITSGLGGRFPPGLPLGIVEAVRHTSSSPFAHIIVRPNANLAALNTVLLLWPQTRQTSHP, from the coding sequence ATGTCTGGCCTATCGCTCACGCGCCCGTTCCCATCGCTGCTGCGTCTCCTCTTTCTCGCCGCACTCAGTGTGGGAATCAGCCTGTATAGCGTGGGGCATTCCAGCCTGCGTCAGCTCGGCTTGGATTTTGCCGCGCCTATACTCTGGGTTAACGGCCAAGTTGGCGATGCCTGGGCGGCAGGCGCTCAGTATTTACAAGGGCAGGCAACACTACGCCAAGAAAATGCCCGACTGCGGCAACAGCTGCACAGCCTGGAGATCGAAAATCTCTCCCTGCCGATACTGCGTACCGAAAATCGCCAGCTGCTCGCCTTGCTCGATAGTTTTCCCACCGCGCCAGGGCGCGTAGCGGTGGCACAGATCGAGGCCCAGAGTCTCAGCACTGGCAACCAGCAAATCACAGTCAATTTAGGCTCTGCCCAGGGGGTGTATGTCGGACAGCCTGCCCTCGCACCCGGTGGCGTGATTGGGCAAGTGGTCGTTGTCAGCCGGGATAACGCCCGCATCAGCCTGTTATCGGATCTATCGAGCTCTATCCCGGCGCAAGCGCTGGATGGTAACAAACCGTTGCTCGTCGATGGGCACGGAGACTTGCATGCCCTGTCGATACCTTTCCAGCCGCGTGATACCAAGCTTGCTCCGGGCACCGAGCTGATTACCTCTGGACTCGGCGGACGTTTTCCTCCTGGACTTCCCCTCGGCATCGTGGAGGCGGTCCGGCACACCAGCAGTAGTCCCTTTGCGCACATCATCGTGCGGCCGAACGCCAATCTGGCGGCACTCAACACGGTTTTACTCCTCTGGCCACAGACGCGCCAAACTTCGCATCCATGA
- the mreD gene encoding rod shape-determining protein MreD: MLVLAFILAFFAESLPLGPLYAQLHPDFVALLILYWALSSSQVLSYFGIWLIGLVQDLVLGDLPGSQAISLVLMLALLYGWISRVRHLPSWEQLFFVFFLLLAQCLSAWLWHAWVGPIRWHSSLLLGPALGAALWPLLTYLLDQLQKHWPRRKTP, from the coding sequence GTGCTGGTCCTGGCCTTTATCCTGGCTTTCTTTGCAGAATCCCTCCCGCTGGGCCCCTTGTACGCGCAATTGCACCCCGATTTCGTCGCGTTGCTCATTCTCTATTGGGCGCTGAGTAGTAGCCAGGTGCTGAGTTACTTCGGCATCTGGCTTATTGGTCTGGTACAGGATTTGGTCCTTGGGGACTTGCCGGGATCGCAGGCCATTTCCCTGGTCCTCATGCTGGCCCTGCTCTATGGCTGGATCAGCCGCGTACGCCATCTGCCGTCCTGGGAGCAATTGTTTTTCGTCTTTTTTTTGCTCCTGGCCCAGTGTCTCAGTGCTTGGCTGTGGCATGCCTGGGTCGGGCCGATCCGTTGGCATAGTTCGCTTCTACTGGGTCCCGCCCTAGGCGCCGCGCTCTGGCCTTTGCTAACCTATCTGCTCGATCAGCTGCAAAAACACTGGCCGCGCCGGAAGACTCCATAG